The nucleotide sequence CCTGCCCGCCAGTTCGGCGATGTATTGGGCGATGACGGGGCCTTCGCTCAATGTCGTCCCATTGTCGAGCGCCAGCAGCGGCACCTGCCCCTTTGGGTTAAGTTCGTAGTAATTGCCGCCTTCCTGCGTCTGGTGCTGGCCCAGGTCGACCTTGACCAGGGTGAATGGTGTGCCCGTTTCGCGCAGGATGATGTGCGGTGCCTGGGAGCAGGCGCCCGGCGAGTAAAAGAGTTTCATGGCGATCCTTGAACAGGTGGGAAAGAAGCCACTATAGACCTGCATCGCCGCACGGTAAACGCGTGTTCGTGTGGTGACTGTGCACGTCGTGTGTCGTTTGCGCGTCAGTACGTTGTTCGAGCAAGCCACGCATAAAGAAAGTCGAGGTCACGTCCAAGTCCTATCCTTCCTCCTGTGGCTAGGGGGGCGATCACAGGAGCCGCACGACTGGCACGGTGGCTGTAGTGGACGGTGAGATTTTTCATCAAGCTGCCTTTGCTGCTGCTACTGTCATATCGCCGCAGCCGCTGACCACTCGCGCAGCAATTGCCCGAACGCTTCGGCCGCCGCCGTGGTACTCGCGGCACGCCAGAGCAGCTGGAACTGGGCGGCGGGCAGGGCGGGCAAGCCATGCTGGCCATCGATGACCACCATGCCCGGCTCCAGATCGCCCTGTGGCAGGGCCGTGATCGCCAGGCCCGCCAGCACGGCGGCGCGCAAGCCCTGCTGGCTGGGCGAGGTGAACGCCACGCGCCAGTCGAGGCCGGCGCCGTCGAGGGCGTCGACGCCCACTTGCCGGTGCATGCACGGCGCCGGTGAAAACGCCAGCGGCAGCGGCGCCTGGCCGTCATGGCGAAAATCCTGCGCCGCCGCCCAGACGAAGCGCGTGCGGCGCAGCACGGCCGGCTCATCTTGCCCGCCGGCCAGCGCCATGACGACGGCCAGGTCCAGCGCATCGGCGGCGACCAGTTTCTGCAAGTCGAGATACGTGCCGACTGTCACATCCAGGCGCACGGCGGGAAACAGGTGCGCAAACTGCGCCAGCAGGGCCGGCAGGCGCGCACCCATGAAATTTTCCGGTACGCCAAAACGCACGGCGCCAGCGATCGAGGAACGCTGGAAGCGCCGCGACAGCGCATCCTGGGCCGCCAGGATTTGCCGTG is from Janthinobacterium sp. 61 and encodes:
- a CDS encoding LysR substrate-binding domain-containing protein — protein: MDFDTALLRAFVAVQDTGGFTRAAERLHLSQSAISHQIRRLEEQAGAALLVRTTRSLRLTEDGEDFLRHARQILAAQDALSRRFQRSSIAGAVRFGVPENFMGARLPALLAQFAHLFPAVRLDVTVGTYLDLQKLVAADALDLAVVMALAGGQDEPAVLRRTRFVWAAAQDFRHDGQAPLPLAFSPAPCMHRQVGVDALDGAGLDWRVAFTSPSQQGLRAAVLAGLAITALPQGDLEPGMVVIDGQHGLPALPAAQFQLLWRAASTTAAAEAFGQLLREWSAAAAI